Genomic segment of Neofelis nebulosa isolate mNeoNeb1 chromosome 17, mNeoNeb1.pri, whole genome shotgun sequence:
gggcagaaaggggggcGTGTCTCTTGGCAAGGTCCCCTGGGCTCACACCCCACCCCGCGGTCCAGGGGCTCCAGTGGCGGGTGAGGGGCCGAGGCCACACGTGCAGGAACGCGGTCCtcactcccagcccccagcccctcccagcccccaccccccggggcgCCCCCACTCCTCTCACAGAGGGTCTCCTCCTGGGTGGCGGCAGCTGGCCCGGAGCTGGGGAGGAGATGGGGTGTTAGGGGGCATAGACGGGCAGGCGGGTGGGGGCCCGGGGGTCTGCGGGCACGAGTTACCTGTCCTGCAGGCCTCTGTCCTGGGGCTCTGGGTCTGCGGTCCCTGTAGGAAGTTGGGAATCAGCCTCCCTCTGGGCTGGGAGGTTACGACCCCCGCCACGTGATCCCAGAGGAAAGGAACCCTTCACACATATTGCCCGTGTTTCAACATCTCCCGAGACGGAAAAGAGGAAAACACCTTCAATTGGCACATGGGTGCCGACCTTACGTGTTTTCTTTCTAGCCTCTCCGACGTGAGACTCTGCAGAAGTGTCTTTCTACGCTGGCCTTTCCGACATCTGGTTTCCCTCTGGCTGGTGCCCTGAGCCACTCTCCATCCACCCACGGGACAGCCACCACCCCCTGGGGCTGGTCACCCCCGTCCCTTCTCACCCGGCTTCCTGCCTTTGCCCTGACGCCGGCGACGGACAAGGAGGACGACGAGGAGGCAGAGCAGCAGGACGAAGGCCCCCGCGGCCCCGATGAGGACGTACAGGTACCGGTTGGGACCTTGGGCAGAGCCACCCCGTGAAGGAGCCAGTGATGCCATTTAACTGggcgcctgctgtgtgccaggcacgtgCTGGGCCCTGGGCATTCACCTCTGACCCTGTCAAGGGTCACGCAGCAGGGCActgccgccccgcccccacccccccactccacagacaggaaagtgaggcacagggaggctgATCACGTGTCCCAGGTGGCCCAGCGTGGAGGCGGCAGGgctgggactggaacccaggctGTGGGTTCCCTGCGCTCTCCTCATGCTGCCCCCCCAGGCCGACACCAGCTTGGGGCTCTGGGCTCCTTATCTGCAGGCGGGTCTGTCCCAGCATCTTCGTCTGGGGCCGAGGGTCCTTCCAGATTCCCCTCACTACCTGAAGGCCCCCAGCCATTGTCCTCCCGTCCCTCCCCCTACAGGGTCATCCCACCGCTGCAGAGGGCCAGGTCCCCATAGAATCCCGACCCAGAGGGGCTTCCCCATGAGCCCTCCTCTCCCCCCGGAGGGGGCCAGAGCCACGGCCAGAACTGAGGGGAAATCTAATCTGGGCCACGACTTTCTCCTTTacacctggggaaactgaggcccaggcaggggaggggcgtgTCCAAGCCAGCGTCTCCAGAGGTGCCTGAACTGACGGTGTAACCAACCCCTGCTCCCATGGACCCACCCGCCTCCTCCTGACAGAGACCTTCACTTGCCCGCAGAGGCTcctggggtcgggggagggggggcagagggggctgcctcttccccagctgggcccccaccctctccctctgccatgaccaccccagccctcctccccctggcCTCAGAGCCCCTGGAGCCTGGTGGCCGCCCTGGCATCTCTGAAACACAGGAAGGAAAGCCCTGGACAGAAGTCACCGTGACTCACCAGCTGTTGAGCTGGGATCTGTGGCTGGGGGGCCGGGCTCTCCAGAGGATCCTGGGGGAAAGGCAGTAGtagaggagggggctggagttTCCCTTCAAGACCCTGTCTCTGCTTATAGTCTTCTCCCTCATGTGCTCTGCGGCCCCCAgggccctcctcctccacctggagaATTGTGGTGATGGGGacaagggaaggggcagggagggaggggcgtgTTTCCCTCCTGTGCTCTGAGGGGCGGACCCCTCGGGTGACACTTCCCCTGAGCCCCTTCCATTATGTCTCAGCCCAGGGCTCTCTTGGGCACAGAGCCCTGAAGACAACATTGGGACACagaggggacagggctggggcCCCTCACCTGAGACCTGGAGCTCCAGGGGGTCACTGGGGTGTGACAacaggtggggggaggtgctATATGAGCCATAGCACCTGTAGGTCCCCCCCTGGGCTGAGGTCACAGGACTCATGGAGAATTTGGCCTGGTAATGTCCAACTCGGTACTTTGATCTAAGACGCAGGGGAGGGTCGGCTGCCCCCTCCTTGGACAGAAGGAAAGTGTCCACAAAGCTCCAGGACTGACACAGCAGGGTCACGTTCTCTCCTGAGGCCACCATGGGTCCCGGCTGCACCGAGAGGGAGGGTGTGGAGAGGAGCTGTcctggagagaggaaggcaggtgaAGGGCTGTCCATCCTTGCTCTGAACGGAGTCTGTCTGTCCTCTgagtctctccccttccccatcccctgtctctctgtctctctccctccctggggaCCCCACACCCCCGATCCCAGCCACCACCACCTGGGACACCCCCAGCAGGGCCTGTGCAGAGTCTGGGGCCCTGACTGAACCCGTGTCCCCTCACCTGTGACCAGGATGTCCAGGGGGTCACTGGGGGCCGACCACTCAGAGGAGAGGTTGTGTCCACCATAGCATGTGTACCGGCCCCCGTGGGAGCTGTTCACTGGGCCCAGGGGGAAGTCGGCCCCcgagagcccagcctggggctgcaGGCTAAGGTGCTGGAGAAGGTCACGTGCCCCCTCCTTGTATAGAGCGAATCTGTCATAGCCGATGTCAGAGCGACACTGGAGGGTCAACCTCTGTCCAGGGGTCACGACAGGGCTCTGCTGGGTCAggagggagggcttcctggacaTACCTGGGAGACAACCAGTCGTGGATTGAGGAGCAGATTCTCCCCAAACCTCTCTTCTCCTGTCCTGACCCCCAGGTCTCAGTGtctctcacattctgtctctctgacctGTGAGATCCCGtgtccccctcaccccaccctctgATCTGGGACTCCCCTGGGAGCAGAGCCTCCATAACCTGTCTGGTGGTCAAAACACGGATGCAACAAAAATCAGACTCCCTCACCTGAGACCAGCAGTTCTAGGGGGTCACTGGGCTGTGACCACAACTGGGGAGTGTTGTTGAAATAGCCATGGCATCTGAATGTCCACCTGGCGCTGGGGGTCACAGGGCCCACAAGAAACAGGGCCTGGAACTGTCCACTGGTGGGTTGCTGGGAGTCCAGGGTCCAGACGGGCCTGGGTTCTCCTTCCTTCATCAGGACGAACCTATGGAATCCCATCAATGAGGTGCACTGGAGGGTCACCTTCCCTCCTGAAGTCACCATGGGGTTGGGCAGGGCTGAGAGAGTGGGTTCGGCATGGAAACctaggagaggaggaagggacacGTTAAATAGGACCCAGATCCCCCCACAGTATGCCCAGCGCTGGACTGTGAAAGGGAGACTCTCTGGGAGCAGACcccctccctgagggcagagcctggggcGGGGACCCTGAGGGGGCTCGCACCTGTCACCACCAGCTCCAGGGGGTCACTGCCCTCTGAGGAGCCAGTGGAGCTTTGATAGGAACAGTGATATCGGCCTGCATACTGCTGTCTCACATATGTGATGGAGAACTTGGCTTTGTTCCCAGGCTCCAGTGGCCTCTGTCTGTCCCAGGGCATTGAGTGTCCGTCTTTATCCAGATGGAACTCGTGGGCCTCCAGGATTCCCTGACACCAGATGGTCACAGCGCTACCCCGAGggaccacagagcctggctcagcccagagggagggtgcagggagggtccctggaaggaaacagaggctgggTCACAAGACTTTCCCCATCCCCAGTTCCCAGCTCAGCCCCAAACCCCAGACGTCCCCTCTCCATCCGCCCAGAACTGCTGTTCTCCATTCCCAGCTGCCTGGTGGGTGACCCCTGTCCTCAGTGAGGAGGTGGGATGGAACACCTGGGGACACACTCACCTGCCTGAGCTCGGGTCCTGGGTCCCACACTCAGCCCTGGAAAAGGGTTCCTGTGAGAGGGTTGCCCCAAATCCTGAGCAGAACCCCTCCTTCCCAGAGCTTCCTGTGCTTGGGGTCTCtaacagcccagggcctggctgtGACGCAGGTTCCTCCCAGACTAGGGCGTCCTCTCCCCTCCTGAGATCTCACCGAGGAGAAGCAGGGTCGTGAGGGTGGGGGTCATGGCGtctcctgcctctgtccctgtTGTGCAGATGGAGGGACCTTGGTGCTTGGAGGACAGACAGAAGCACAGGGTGTGGCCACTCGGAGGCTGGTCTGCCTGGTCATGGGGTTGTCACATCAGCAGCCAGGCAGGAAGGGGAACAGCCTGGCTGTCATTTCCCCAGGGCTGAGGCTGGAGAAGGCAGCAGGCTTTGCAGATATTTTGACCACATCCGAGGCCTCACCTGATCCATAAACTGTTGTCTTCCTGGCCTGTCTTCCTGGTCACCCCCTTGTGACCCAAGCTTCAACAcgtatttattaagtatttgcAATGTATCTGGCCCAGAAATACATCACTGGACAGGACTGATTCAAACTAGTTTGCAGAGCTCAGActaccaaaacaaaacccccagactaaaaaagaaacataatttaaaacggagtatctgggggcgcctgggtggcgcagtcggttaagcgtccgacttcagccaggtcacgatctcgcggtccgtgagttcgagccccgcgtcgggctctgggctgatggctcggagcctggagcctgtttccgattctgtgtctccctctctctctgcccctcccccgttcatgctctgtctctctctgtcccaaaaaaataaataaataaataaataaatgttgaaaaaaaaaaatttaaaaaaaaaaaaaaataaaacggagTATCTGGTGTAT
This window contains:
- the LOC131499771 gene encoding leukocyte immunoglobulin-like receptor subfamily A member 6 isoform X5, translating into MTPTLTTLLLLGLSVGPRTRAQAGTLPAPSLWAEPGSVVPRGSAVTIWCQGILEAHEFHLDKDGHSMPWDRQRPLEPGNKAKFSITYVRQQYAGRYHCSYQSSTGSSEGSDPLELVVTGFHAEPTLSALPNPMVTSGGKVTLQCTSLMGFHRFVLMKEGEPRPVWTLDSQQPTSGQFQALFLVGPVTPSARWTFRCHGYFNNTPQLWSQPSDPLELLVSGMSRKPSLLTQQSPVVTPGQRLTLQCRSDIGYDRFALYKEGARDLLQHLSLQPQAGLSGADFPLGPVNSSHGGRYTCYGGHNLSSEWSAPSDPLDILVTGQLLSTPSLSVQPGPMVASGENVTLLCQSWSFVDTFLLSKEGAADPPLRLRSKYRVGHYQAKFSMSPVTSAQGGTYRCYGSYSTSPHLLSHPSDPLELQVSGSSGEPGPPATDPSSTAGPNRYLYVLIGAAGAFVLLLCLLVVLLVRRRRQGKGRKPGTADPEPQDRGLQDSSGPAAATQEETLSDAAVQDAQPEEGVELDQRVSRPHSFICPANVHGEPTVYQAPPSAAGTTVSKPDPRSASSPRGRQTICEEVGSVLECKVWLGKIRQEVGVAGAKVLRQQHAFSGRWG
- the LOC131499771 gene encoding leukocyte immunoglobulin-like receptor subfamily A member 6 isoform X12; translation: MTPTLTTLLLLGLSVGPRTRAQAGTLPAPSLWAEPGSVVPRGSAVTIWCQGILEAHEFHLDKDGHSMPWDRQRPLEPGNKAKFSITYVRQQYAGRYHCSYQSSTGSSEGSDPLELVVTGFHAEPTLSALPNPMVTSGGKVTLQCTSLMGFHRFVLMKEGEPRPVWTLDSQQPTSGQFQALFLVGPVTPSARWTFRCHGYFNNTPQLWSQPSDPLELLVSGMSRKPSLLTQQSPVVTPGQRLTLQCRSDIGYDRFALYKEGARDLLQHLSLQPQAGLSGADFPLGPVNSSHGGRYTCYGGHNLSSEWSAPSDPLDILVTGQLLSTPSLSVQPGPMVASGENVTLLCQSWSFVDTFLLSKEGAADPPLRLRSKYRVGHYQAKFSMSPVTSAQGGTYRCYGSYSTSPHLLSHPSDPLELQVSGSSGEPGPPATDPSSTAGPNRYLYVLIGAAGAFVLLLCLLVVLLVRRRRQGKGRKPGTADPEPQDRGLQDSSGPAAATQEETLYAAVQDAQPEEGVELDQRVRPLLPCRPRGPSWCQT
- the LOC131499771 gene encoding leukocyte immunoglobulin-like receptor subfamily A member 6 isoform X18, translated to MTPTLTTLLLLGLSVGPRTRAQAGTLPAPSLWAEPGSVVPRGSAVTIWCQGILEAHEFHLDKDGHSMPWDRQRPLEPGNKAKFSITYVRQQYAGRYHCSYQSSTGSSEGSDPLELVVTGFHAEPTLSALPNPMVTSGGKVTLQCTSLMGFHRFVLMKEGEPRPVWTLDSQQPTSGQFQALFLVGPVTPSARWTFRCHGYFNNTPQLWSQPSDPLELLVSGMSRKPSLLTQQSPVVTPGQRLTLQCRSDIGYDRFALYKEGARDLLQHLSLQPQAGLSGADFPLGPVNSSHGGRYTCYGGHNLSSEWSAPSDPLDILVTGQLLSTPSLSVQPGPMVASGENVTLLCQSWSFVDTFLLSKEGAADPPLRLRSKYRVGHYQAKFSMSPVTSAQGGTYRCYGSYSTSPHLLSHPSDPLELQVSGSSGEPGPPATDPSSTAGPNRYLYVLIGAAGAFVLLLCLLVVLLVRRRRQGKGRKPAPGQLPPPRRRPSMPPCKTHSPRRGWSWTSGTRRMETPKERCMPRLPHLTPPQM
- the LOC131499771 gene encoding leukocyte immunoglobulin-like receptor subfamily A member 6 isoform X15, translated to MTPTLTTLLLLGLSVGPRTRAQAGTLPAPSLWAEPGSVVPRGSAVTIWCQGILEAHEFHLDKDGHSMPWDRQRPLEPGNKAKFSITYVRQQYAGRYHCSYQSSTGSSEGSDPLELVVTGFHAEPTLSALPNPMVTSGGKVTLQCTSLMGFHRFVLMKEGEPRPVWTLDSQQPTSGQFQALFLVGPVTPSARWTFRCHGYFNNTPQLWSQPSDPLELLVSGMSRKPSLLTQQSPVVTPGQRLTLQCRSDIGYDRFALYKEGARDLLQHLSLQPQAGLSGADFPLGPVNSSHGGRYTCYGGHNLSSEWSAPSDPLDILVTGQLLSTPSLSVQPGPMVASGENVTLLCQSWSFVDTFLLSKEGAADPPLRLRSKYRVGHYQAKFSMSPVTSAQGGTYRCYGSYSTSPHLLSHPSDPLELQVSGSSGEPGPPATDPSSTAGPNRYLYVLIGAAGAFVLLLCLLVVLLVRRRRQGKGRKPAPGQLPPPRRRPSQMPPCKTHSPRRGWSWTSGRTRRMETPKERCMPRLPHLTPPQM
- the LOC131499771 gene encoding leukocyte immunoglobulin-like receptor subfamily A member 6 isoform X16, with translation MTPTLTTLLLLGLSVGPRTRAQAGTLPAPSLWAEPGSVVPRGSAVTIWCQGILEAHEFHLDKDGHSMPWDRQRPLEPGNKAKFSITYVRQQYAGRYHCSYQSSTGSSEGSDPLELVVTGFHAEPTLSALPNPMVTSGGKVTLQCTSLMGFHRFVLMKEGEPRPVWTLDSQQPTSGQFQALFLVGPVTPSARWTFRCHGYFNNTPQLWSQPSDPLELLVSGMSRKPSLLTQQSPVVTPGQRLTLQCRSDIGYDRFALYKEGARDLLQHLSLQPQAGLSGADFPLGPVNSSHGGRYTCYGGHNLSSEWSAPSDPLDILVTGQLLSTPSLSVQPGPMVASGENVTLLCQSWSFVDTFLLSKEGAADPPLRLRSKYRVGHYQAKFSMSPVTSAQGGTYRCYGSYSTSPHLLSHPSDPLELQVSGSSGEPGPPATDPSSTAGPNRYLYVLIGAAGAFVLLLCLLVVLLVRRRRQGKGRKPAPGQLPPPRRRPSMPPCKTHSPRRGWSWTSGRTRRMETPKERCMPRLPHLTPPQM
- the LOC131499771 gene encoding leukocyte immunoglobulin-like receptor subfamily A member 6 isoform X17, whose product is MTPTLTTLLLLGLSVGPRTRAQAGTLPAPSLWAEPGSVVPRGSAVTIWCQGILEAHEFHLDKDGHSMPWDRQRPLEPGNKAKFSITYVRQQYAGRYHCSYQSSTGSSEGSDPLELVVTGFHAEPTLSALPNPMVTSGGKVTLQCTSLMGFHRFVLMKEGEPRPVWTLDSQQPTSGQFQALFLVGPVTPSARWTFRCHGYFNNTPQLWSQPSDPLELLVSGMSRKPSLLTQQSPVVTPGQRLTLQCRSDIGYDRFALYKEGARDLLQHLSLQPQAGLSGADFPLGPVNSSHGGRYTCYGGHNLSSEWSAPSDPLDILVTGQLLSTPSLSVQPGPMVASGENVTLLCQSWSFVDTFLLSKEGAADPPLRLRSKYRVGHYQAKFSMSPVTSAQGGTYRCYGSYSTSPHLLSHPSDPLELQVSGSSGEPGPPATDPSSTAGPNRYLYVLIGAAGAFVLLLCLLVVLLVRRRRQGKGRKPAPGQLPPPRRRPSQMPPCKTHSPRRGWSWTSGTRRMETPKERCMPRLPHLTPPQM
- the LOC131499771 gene encoding leukocyte immunoglobulin-like receptor subfamily B member 3 isoform X21; this encodes MTPTLTTLLLLGFHAEPTLSALPNPMVTSGGKVTLQCTSLMGFHRFVLMKEGEPRPVWTLDSQQPTSGQFQALFLVGPVTPSARWTFRCHGYFNNTPQLWSQPSDPLELLVSGMSRKPSLLTQQSPVVTPGQRLTLQCRSDIGYDRFALYKEGARDLLQHLSLQPQAGLSGADFPLGPVNSSHGGRYTCYGGHNLSSEWSAPSDPLDILVTGQLLSTPSLSVQPGPMVASGENVTLLCQSWSFVDTFLLSKEGAADPPLRLRSKYRVGHYQAKFSMSPVTSAQGGTYRCYGSYSTSPHLLSHPSDPLELQVSGSSGEPGPPATDPSSTAGPNRYLYVLIGAAGAFVLLLCLLVVLLVRRRRQGKGRKPGTADPEPQDRGLQDSSGPAAATQEETLSDAAVQDAQPEEGVELDQRQDAEDGDPQGTMYAQVSHSRSRLSRGPATSPSPLWGGLPDTGDKQAEEDRQMDSQVGPLFSRLPGSPHANHTPPLSLRPLQAAASDAPPDVTYAQLNRLTLRRETSAPHSSQARKPPAEPSVYAALAIR
- the LOC131499771 gene encoding leukocyte immunoglobulin-like receptor subfamily B member 3 isoform X19; amino-acid sequence: MTPTLTTLLLLGLSVGPRTRAQAGFHAEPTLSALPNPMVTSGGKVTLQCTSLMGFHRFVLMKEGEPRPVWTLDSQQPTSGQFQALFLVGPVTPSARWTFRCHGYFNNTPQLWSQPSDPLELLVSGMSRKPSLLTQQSPVVTPGQRLTLQCRSDIGYDRFALYKEGARDLLQHLSLQPQAGLSGADFPLGPVNSSHGGRYTCYGGHNLSSEWSAPSDPLDILVTGQLLSTPSLSVQPGPMVASGENVTLLCQSWSFVDTFLLSKEGAADPPLRLRSKYRVGHYQAKFSMSPVTSAQGGTYRCYGSYSTSPHLLSHPSDPLELQVSGSSGEPGPPATDPSSTAGPNRYLYVLIGAAGAFVLLLCLLVVLLVRRRRQGKGRKPGTADPEPQDRGLQDSSGPAAATQEETLSDAAVQDAQPEEGVELDQRQDAEDGDPQGTMYAQVSHSRSRLSRGPATSPSPLWGGLPDTGDKQAEEDRQMDSQVGPLFSRLPGSPHANHTPPLSLRPLQAAASDAPPDVTYAQLNRLTLRRETSAPHSSQARKPPAEPSVYAALAIR